In the Paenibacillus sp. FSL H7-0357 genome, one interval contains:
- a CDS encoding class I SAM-dependent methyltransferase — protein sequence MYIAGDWKDYEVIDTGGGEKLERWGDIILRRPDPQIIWPLANETAKWRDVHGHYHRSSAGGGQWEMKKTIPDDWKISYGKLNFHLRPTNFKHTGLFPEQAANWRWMMDKIAEANRPISVLNLFAYTGGATVAAASAGASVVHVDAAKGMVQWAKENVALSGLAERPVRYITDDVFKFVQREQRRGSKYDAIIMDPPSYGRGPGGEMWKLEASLYPFLESCMQIMSDRPLFMLINSYTTGISPTVLRNMLSMTMGKRYGGKLTSGEIGLPITSSGMNLPCGILGRWEA from the coding sequence ATGTATATAGCAGGCGATTGGAAAGACTACGAAGTTATTGATACCGGAGGCGGAGAAAAGCTGGAACGCTGGGGCGATATTATTCTGCGCCGCCCGGACCCGCAAATCATTTGGCCGCTCGCGAACGAGACGGCGAAGTGGCGGGATGTGCACGGACATTATCACCGCAGCTCGGCAGGCGGCGGACAATGGGAAATGAAGAAAACCATTCCGGACGACTGGAAAATCAGCTACGGCAAGCTGAATTTCCACCTGCGTCCGACAAATTTCAAGCATACTGGCCTGTTCCCTGAGCAAGCGGCCAACTGGCGCTGGATGATGGACAAGATCGCTGAGGCGAACCGTCCGATCTCTGTGCTCAACCTGTTTGCTTACACCGGTGGGGCTACAGTGGCTGCAGCGAGCGCCGGAGCTTCGGTAGTGCATGTGGATGCGGCCAAAGGCATGGTCCAATGGGCGAAAGAAAATGTGGCCCTGTCCGGCCTTGCCGAACGTCCGGTCCGCTATATTACCGATGATGTCTTCAAATTTGTACAGCGCGAACAGCGCCGCGGCAGCAAATACGATGCAATTATTATGGACCCGCCTTCCTATGGCCGAGGACCCGGCGGTGAAATGTGGAAGCTTGAAGCGAGTCTGTACCCGTTCCTGGAGAGCTGCATGCAAATCATGAGCGACAGACCTTTGTTCATGCTCATTAACTCCTATACGACAGGCATTTCTCCAACCGTTCTGCGCAACATGCTCTCGATGACGATGGGCAAACGGTACGGCGGCAAGCTGACCTCCGGCGAAATCGGACTGCCGATTACCTCCTCCGGGATGAACCTGCCTTGCGGAATTTTGGGCCGCTGGGAGGCGTAA
- a CDS encoding ABC transporter ATP-binding protein — translation MDKDISGEAGTVILSVEGVRKKIGRKWIIDDVTFDVKQGEIFGFLGPNGAGKTTTIRMLVDLIRPSEGKITVCGYNVNREPEKALQYVGSIVENPEVYTYLTGWENLQHFARMQPGVDKARIAEVVDIVRLDQRIHDKVSTYSLGMRQRLGIAQALLGRPRLLILDEPTNGLDPKGIKELREFIRELAAEGLAVFVSSHLLSEIQLLCDRVAIISKGRVLAVGGVNELVARNSPYVLWDLEPLDRARTILAGRPDIKLLELDEVTLDDSVIAGMGANSLITVMDEDLIPEIVAVLVTAEVEVSAVHKINPTLEQLFLKLTEGETID, via the coding sequence ATGGATAAAGACATAAGCGGAGAAGCCGGGACAGTTATTCTGTCAGTGGAAGGCGTCCGCAAAAAAATCGGCCGGAAATGGATCATTGATGATGTTACCTTCGATGTGAAGCAAGGGGAAATCTTCGGTTTCCTTGGACCCAACGGGGCCGGCAAAACAACTACAATCCGTATGCTTGTGGACCTGATTCGCCCAAGTGAAGGCAAGATAACCGTTTGCGGCTATAACGTTAACCGTGAACCGGAAAAAGCGCTGCAATATGTTGGCTCGATCGTAGAGAATCCGGAAGTGTATACCTATCTGACAGGCTGGGAGAATCTGCAGCATTTCGCCCGCATGCAGCCAGGCGTGGACAAGGCGCGAATTGCTGAGGTAGTGGATATTGTCCGGCTGGACCAGCGCATTCATGACAAGGTGAGCACCTATTCGCTGGGGATGAGGCAGCGGCTTGGAATTGCCCAGGCGCTGCTGGGCCGTCCCCGGCTGCTGATTCTGGATGAGCCGACAAACGGTCTGGACCCTAAAGGGATCAAAGAATTGCGCGAATTTATCCGCGAGCTTGCTGCGGAAGGCCTCGCGGTATTTGTATCGAGCCATTTGCTGAGCGAAATTCAGCTGCTGTGCGACCGTGTTGCGATTATCAGTAAAGGCCGCGTGCTGGCGGTTGGCGGTGTAAATGAACTGGTTGCACGCAATTCCCCTTATGTGCTATGGGATCTGGAGCCTTTGGACAGGGCCAGAACGATACTGGCCGGACGTCCTGACATCAAGCTTCTCGAACTGGATGAGGTTACGCTTGACGACTCCGTTATTGCCGGAATGGGCGCGAATTCCCTCATCACGGTCATGGATGAAGACCTGATTCCGGAGATTGTTGCCGTGCTCGTCACAGCAGAAGTGGAAGTTAGCGCTGTGCATAAAATAAACCCCACACTGGAACAGCTATTCTTGAAGCTAACGGAAGGTGAAACTATTGATTAA
- the parE gene encoding DNA topoisomerase IV subunit B, with protein sequence MLEQIDMFAKVSKNAETGRTGYDADDIQVLEGLVAVRKRPGMYIGSTSSSGLHHLVWEIVDNAVDEHLAKFCSKIDITLRKDGSVTVIDNGRGIPTGMHKTGVPTPQVVFTILHAGGKFGGSGYKKSGGLHGVGASVTNALSEWLEVEIYRDGKIHRQRFEYWVDAKGKEHVGEPVTGLEVLGNTNKTGSKITFKPDIRVFPNGIALNYDTLAERVQEIAFLNSGLRINLSDERSGRQDEFFYEGGASQFVQFLNEGKDVLHDVIHFSSEKDDIEVEVALQYNAGYTETLASFVNSIPTRSGGTHETGFKTAYTRVLNDYARRTQLLKEKDKNLEGNDLREGMMAVISVKMSEVEFVGQTKDQLGSASARSAVDFIVSENMARFLEENPQVAQSLLKKSIQASRAREAARKARDEIRSGKKRSESSNLGGKLSPAQSKDVTRTELFIVEGDSAGGSAKQGRDSKIQAILPLKGKPMNPEKAKLLDILKNDEYKAIISAIGAGIGPDFAVEDSNYSKIIIMTDADTDGAHIQVLLLTFFYRYMKPLIDAGKVFIAQPPLYKLTRKSGKLETVRYSWSDEELQNYLKEFGKNFELQRYKGLGEMNPDQLWETTMNPESRTLLQVQIEDAAKAERRVSTLMGDKVDPRKRWIVENVDFTEFVE encoded by the coding sequence ATGCTCGAACAGATCGATATGTTTGCAAAAGTCTCTAAGAACGCCGAAACAGGCCGGACTGGATACGATGCTGACGACATTCAAGTGCTCGAAGGTCTGGTTGCGGTCCGCAAACGGCCCGGCATGTATATCGGCAGTACGAGTTCCTCGGGACTGCACCATCTCGTATGGGAAATAGTGGATAACGCCGTAGATGAGCATTTAGCCAAGTTTTGCTCGAAGATTGATATTACACTGCGCAAGGACGGTTCGGTTACCGTCATTGATAACGGCCGGGGAATCCCGACCGGGATGCATAAGACCGGAGTGCCTACACCGCAGGTTGTTTTCACGATCCTGCATGCCGGTGGTAAATTCGGCGGCTCCGGGTACAAGAAATCGGGCGGTTTGCATGGCGTTGGGGCTTCAGTTACCAATGCGCTGTCCGAGTGGCTGGAAGTCGAAATTTATCGTGACGGCAAAATCCACCGCCAGCGTTTCGAATATTGGGTAGATGCAAAGGGGAAAGAGCATGTCGGTGAGCCTGTTACCGGTCTTGAGGTGCTGGGAAATACGAATAAGACCGGTTCGAAGATTACCTTCAAGCCGGATATTCGCGTCTTCCCGAATGGCATTGCCCTGAACTATGATACCCTTGCGGAACGGGTGCAGGAGATCGCCTTCCTGAACTCCGGGCTGCGGATTAATCTAAGTGACGAGCGCAGCGGCCGCCAGGATGAATTTTTCTATGAAGGCGGCGCAAGCCAGTTCGTGCAGTTTCTAAATGAGGGCAAGGATGTGCTGCATGACGTCATCCATTTCAGTTCGGAGAAGGATGATATTGAGGTTGAGGTGGCATTGCAGTATAACGCAGGTTATACCGAGACGCTGGCCTCTTTCGTCAATTCGATTCCTACGCGCAGCGGGGGAACACATGAGACCGGCTTCAAGACAGCCTATACCCGCGTGCTGAATGATTATGCCCGCCGGACACAGCTGCTTAAGGAGAAGGACAAGAACCTGGAGGGCAATGATCTGCGCGAAGGCATGATGGCGGTAATCAGCGTCAAGATGTCCGAGGTAGAATTCGTCGGCCAGACGAAGGATCAGCTCGGAAGCGCTTCTGCCCGCAGTGCCGTCGACTTTATCGTGTCCGAGAACATGGCCCGTTTCCTGGAGGAGAATCCGCAGGTGGCGCAAAGCCTGCTGAAGAAATCCATCCAGGCCTCCAGAGCCCGTGAAGCGGCGCGCAAGGCCCGCGATGAAATCCGCAGCGGCAAGAAACGCAGTGAAAGCTCCAACCTGGGCGGCAAGCTCTCGCCTGCGCAGTCCAAGGACGTTACGCGTACAGAGCTGTTTATCGTCGAAGGCGATTCCGCCGGAGGATCAGCCAAGCAGGGGCGTGACTCCAAGATTCAGGCTATTCTGCCGCTTAAGGGCAAGCCGATGAATCCGGAGAAGGCCAAACTGCTGGACATTCTTAAGAATGATGAGTACAAGGCGATTATTTCCGCAATCGGTGCGGGAATCGGTCCGGATTTTGCCGTAGAAGACAGCAATTATTCCAAAATTATCATTATGACCGATGCTGATACGGACGGTGCGCATATTCAAGTGCTGCTGCTGACCTTTTTCTACCGATACATGAAGCCGTTGATTGACGCCGGCAAGGTGTTTATCGCCCAGCCGCCGCTGTATAAGCTGACGCGCAAATCAGGTAAGCTGGAGACGGTACGTTACTCCTGGAGCGACGAGGAGCTGCAGAATTACCTCAAGGAATTCGGCAAAAACTTCGAGCTGCAGCGGTACAAAGGACTCGGCGAGATGAATCCCGACCAGCTGTGGGAGACGACGATGAACCCGGAATCACGCACGCTGCTTCAGGTGCAGATTGAGGACGCCGCAAAGGCGGAGCGCCGCGTATCCACGCTGATGGGCGACAAGGTCGATCCCCGCAAGCGCTGGATTGTCGAAAACGTCGACTTTACCGAATTTGTAGAGTAG
- a CDS encoding MarR family winged helix-turn-helix transcriptional regulator, which produces MHSSEFSKIWHKILKDYKLHMDSKLAPTLTDAQLTVLELLQERDAMKPSDLAPHLATSPAAVTMLLDRMEKHNLIVRERDAADRRIVWVSITENGQKETERGLQIRSDFFAEALDPISSHNQQLLLYLMGKMAVAPTPEGSTP; this is translated from the coding sequence GTGCATTCCTCAGAATTCAGTAAGATTTGGCATAAAATATTGAAGGACTATAAGCTACATATGGATAGCAAGCTTGCGCCTACACTGACAGATGCCCAACTCACCGTGCTTGAATTGCTTCAGGAACGTGACGCAATGAAGCCTTCTGATCTGGCCCCCCATCTCGCGACCAGCCCGGCGGCGGTGACGATGCTGCTTGACCGGATGGAGAAGCATAATTTGATTGTGCGTGAACGCGATGCAGCGGACCGGCGGATTGTCTGGGTGAGCATCACGGAGAACGGACAGAAAGAGACCGAGCGCGGACTCCAGATCCGCAGTGATTTTTTTGCCGAAGCGCTTGATCCGATTTCTTCACATAATCAGCAGCTGCTGCTTTATCTGATGGGCAAGATGGCGGTTGCTCCTACGCCGGAAGGCTCTACACCCTGA
- the gyrA gene encoding DNA gyrase subunit A translates to MSSLSEQFSPAFLEEVVGDRFGRYSKYIIQDRAIPDVRDGLKPVQRRILYAMYDSGNTPDKPYRKSAKTVGDVMGNYHPHGDSSIYDGMVRMAQPWKMGHVLVDGHGNWGSMDDDPAAAMRYTEARLSPIAMEMMRDIEKRTVLFKDNFDNTAKEPVVVPSRYPNLLVNGTSGISAGFATEIPPHNLREVIDACIAVMQKPEIELEDIMTFIKGPDFPTGGTIMGGEGIMDAYRTGKGRIYLRSKTEIENLRGGKQQIVITEVPFQIVKSRLVTSMENIRLEKKIEGIAEVRDESGREGLRIVVELKKEADAQGVLAYLLKKTDLQVTYNFNMVAIVNKAPQQLGLKAILQAYIAHQRDVVTHRTQFDLERAEDRAHVLEGLVKALNILDEVIAAIKASKNRQDAQNNLVWMFGFSERQADSILTLQLYRLTNLEIHSLQKELDEMQARIATLRGILDSDKKLIAVIRKELLEIRDKYGIDRRSLIQGEVEELKVSLEVLVNAEDVLVALSADGYIKRTGMPSFTRSGGERQASGVKEGDHIVKLLDLNTRDSLLVFTRKGQYFLLPVHQIPEFKWKEPGTAIVNVISLAKGDGIVSVLPVGNLEEPQASLVFVTRKGQVKRTELKEYSTSRSGAVAACKVADGDEIITVALSSGDKDIVLVTREGMSIRFRENEVNPMGRVASGVRGIQLREGDEVVSCFWVSEDEGEILVVSDLGYAKRTLLVDYPSQSRGGKGMPTFEFKEGKRVKPNGSRLAGAFHCKDPLELVAFTRDGLHHQFSSEAAPLGDRRSTGKQLVPVEKKDEIITLLPAIK, encoded by the coding sequence GTGAGCAGTTTATCAGAACAATTTTCACCGGCTTTTCTGGAAGAGGTCGTCGGTGACCGCTTTGGCCGGTATTCCAAATATATCATTCAGGACCGGGCGATTCCGGACGTGCGTGACGGGCTGAAGCCTGTACAGCGCCGGATTCTATACGCCATGTACGATTCCGGGAATACCCCGGACAAGCCGTACCGTAAATCCGCCAAAACCGTCGGGGACGTCATGGGTAATTATCATCCCCACGGGGATTCGTCGATTTATGACGGAATGGTGCGGATGGCACAGCCTTGGAAGATGGGCCATGTGCTTGTGGACGGACACGGCAACTGGGGCTCGATGGATGATGATCCGGCAGCAGCGATGCGGTACACGGAAGCCCGCCTGTCGCCGATTGCCATGGAGATGATGCGCGACATCGAGAAGCGCACCGTGCTGTTCAAAGATAACTTTGACAACACAGCCAAGGAGCCAGTGGTGGTTCCTTCACGTTATCCGAACCTGCTGGTCAACGGAACGAGCGGCATTTCGGCCGGATTCGCCACGGAGATTCCGCCGCATAATCTGCGTGAGGTCATTGATGCCTGTATCGCGGTGATGCAAAAGCCGGAGATCGAGCTCGAGGACATCATGACATTTATCAAGGGTCCGGATTTCCCGACAGGCGGTACGATTATGGGCGGCGAAGGAATTATGGACGCCTACCGTACCGGCAAAGGCCGCATTTACCTGCGCTCCAAGACAGAGATTGAGAATCTGCGCGGCGGCAAACAACAGATCGTTATTACGGAAGTGCCGTTCCAGATTGTGAAATCACGATTGGTCACCTCCATGGAGAACATCCGTCTGGAGAAGAAGATCGAAGGCATCGCCGAAGTCCGCGACGAAAGCGGACGGGAAGGGCTGCGCATTGTGGTGGAGCTGAAGAAGGAAGCCGACGCCCAGGGCGTGTTGGCTTATCTGCTGAAGAAAACCGATCTGCAGGTCACTTACAACTTCAATATGGTGGCGATTGTCAACAAGGCTCCGCAGCAGCTTGGCCTTAAGGCTATCCTGCAAGCCTATATCGCCCACCAGCGTGATGTGGTTACCCACCGCACCCAGTTCGACCTGGAAAGAGCGGAGGACCGCGCCCACGTTCTGGAAGGGCTTGTAAAGGCATTGAACATTCTGGACGAGGTTATCGCTGCGATCAAGGCATCGAAGAACCGCCAGGATGCCCAGAACAATCTGGTATGGATGTTCGGCTTCAGCGAACGCCAGGCCGATTCCATTCTTACTTTGCAGCTGTACCGTCTGACCAATCTGGAGATTCATTCGCTCCAGAAGGAATTGGACGAAATGCAGGCGCGGATTGCCACATTACGCGGTATCTTGGACAGCGACAAAAAATTGATCGCCGTCATCCGCAAGGAACTGCTGGAGATCCGTGATAAATACGGGATAGACCGCCGCTCGCTTATTCAGGGCGAGGTTGAAGAGCTGAAGGTCAGCCTTGAAGTACTGGTTAACGCCGAGGATGTGCTTGTAGCACTTTCGGCCGATGGTTACATCAAACGGACCGGAATGCCTTCGTTCACGCGTTCGGGCGGTGAACGCCAAGCCTCCGGTGTTAAGGAAGGCGACCATATCGTCAAGCTGCTGGATCTCAATACAAGGGACAGCCTGCTGGTATTTACCCGCAAGGGGCAATATTTCCTGCTTCCGGTTCACCAGATACCGGAATTCAAATGGAAAGAGCCCGGCACGGCAATCGTGAACGTCATCAGCCTGGCGAAAGGCGATGGCATTGTCAGCGTGCTGCCGGTGGGCAATCTGGAGGAGCCTCAGGCGAGTCTGGTCTTCGTCACGCGTAAGGGCCAGGTCAAACGTACGGAGCTCAAGGAGTACTCTACGAGCCGTTCCGGAGCCGTGGCTGCCTGCAAGGTAGCTGATGGCGATGAGATCATTACAGTGGCGCTGAGCAGCGGAGACAAGGACATCGTGCTTGTGACCCGCGAAGGGATGAGCATCCGGTTCCGCGAGAACGAAGTCAATCCGATGGGCCGTGTGGCCAGCGGGGTCCGCGGTATTCAGCTTCGCGAAGGTGACGAAGTGGTTTCCTGCTTCTGGGTAAGCGAAGACGAAGGCGAAATACTGGTTGTCTCCGACCTTGGATATGCGAAACGGACACTATTAGTGGATTATCCGTCGCAGAGCCGCGGCGGCAAAGGGATGCCGACCTTCGAGTTCAAGGAAGGCAAACGGGTCAAACCGAACGGCAGCAGGCTTGCGGGGGCATTCCACTGCAAGGATCCGCTGGAGTTAGTCGCCTTCACCCGTGATGGCTTGCATCATCAGTTCTCTTCTGAGGCTGCTCCGCTGGGTGATCGCCGTTCTACAGGCAAACAACTTGTTCCGGTTGAGAAGAAGGATGAGATCATCACTCTTTTGCCTGCAATTAAGTAA
- a CDS encoding GDSL-type esterase/lipase family protein, which produces MNDSKWTWRTVSLISIAATLVLIVGFGYAVNDIIYPKGEVLSTSLPQVTPVPTAASSDEVKILALGDSLAKGTGDNTGNGFVKRTLDGLSAGGGKAELLGNMGINGLTTAGLQSKLKEEGVRYALRQANVVLLSIGGNDLFRGSDIMGTGSAEQGTTSTETGSSADIASMPGADPSETGTAGGKTGSSGTSVPSATEDEVTPESLLAALPDASKRLGGILESIAEINPQAQIYYVGLYNPFGDIEDLLVPGNQAVTAWNNAAMEIINTHSNMTLVPTFDLFNRHLDKYLSNDHFHPNGDGYQRMSERIIQAVR; this is translated from the coding sequence TTGAACGATTCAAAATGGACCTGGCGCACTGTGAGCCTGATTTCCATAGCAGCAACGTTAGTTTTGATCGTTGGTTTTGGATATGCGGTGAACGATATTATATACCCGAAGGGTGAAGTTCTATCAACCTCTTTGCCGCAGGTAACACCGGTTCCCACGGCGGCAAGCAGCGATGAAGTGAAAATATTGGCACTTGGTGACTCTTTGGCCAAAGGCACCGGTGACAACACCGGAAACGGTTTTGTAAAGCGGACGCTGGACGGTCTGTCAGCTGGCGGAGGCAAGGCGGAGCTGCTAGGCAATATGGGCATTAACGGGCTGACAACCGCAGGCCTGCAAAGCAAGCTCAAAGAAGAAGGCGTCCGCTATGCCTTGCGGCAGGCCAACGTCGTGCTGCTCTCGATCGGGGGCAATGATTTGTTCAGGGGCTCAGATATAATGGGAACGGGCAGTGCAGAACAAGGGACAACATCAACGGAGACAGGGAGTTCTGCGGACATTGCTTCAATGCCTGGAGCAGATCCTTCTGAAACAGGGACAGCGGGCGGGAAAACCGGCTCATCCGGGACAAGCGTTCCTTCGGCAACTGAAGATGAGGTGACCCCGGAGTCGCTGCTGGCCGCGCTGCCAGATGCTTCGAAACGGCTTGGCGGGATTCTGGAGAGCATCGCCGAGATCAATCCGCAGGCGCAAATTTATTATGTCGGATTATATAATCCATTTGGAGATATCGAGGATCTGCTGGTGCCCGGCAATCAGGCGGTTACAGCCTGGAATAATGCGGCAATGGAGATCATTAACACACACAGCAATATGACACTCGTCCCAACCTTTGATTTGTTCAACCGCCATCTGGATAAGTATCTTTCAAACGATCATTTTCACCCGAACGGCGACGGCTATCAGCGGATGAGCGAACGAATCATACAGGCTGTGCGCTAA
- a CDS encoding RluA family pseudouridine synthase — MTAHNSGTAGVGGEGSSRFEVLYEDNHLLGIVKPVNIPVQEDATGDADLLSLLKEDVKERFNKPGNVYMGLVHRLDRPVGGAMIFAKTSKAASRLSESVRTHSFHKVYLTVVHGQPPASQGRLINTLLKDAKSNTVTIVRKGTPGGKEAILDYTVLDSAEGYTLLKIDLLTGRSHQIRVQLAGIGCPLFGDQKYGSAVNRPGQQIALWSALVGFPHPVTKEEIELISLPPQTFPWNLWSRHLQKQAIR, encoded by the coding sequence ATGACTGCACACAATTCCGGTACAGCCGGAGTGGGCGGGGAGGGAAGTTCCCGTTTTGAAGTTCTGTACGAGGACAACCACCTTCTCGGCATCGTGAAGCCTGTAAATATCCCCGTACAGGAGGATGCTACTGGCGATGCAGACTTGTTGAGCCTGCTTAAGGAAGATGTGAAGGAACGCTTTAACAAGCCCGGTAATGTGTACATGGGACTCGTTCACCGGCTGGATCGTCCAGTCGGAGGTGCGATGATCTTCGCCAAGACATCCAAAGCCGCTTCACGGCTGTCCGAGAGCGTCCGTACCCACAGCTTCCATAAAGTCTACCTGACCGTGGTGCACGGCCAGCCTCCGGCCTCCCAGGGCCGTCTGATCAATACCTTGCTCAAGGATGCCAAGAGCAATACAGTTACCATTGTCCGCAAAGGAACACCGGGCGGCAAAGAGGCTATTCTGGATTATACGGTGCTGGACAGCGCGGAGGGGTATACTCTGCTGAAGATAGACCTGCTTACCGGACGTTCGCATCAGATCCGCGTGCAGCTTGCCGGAATCGGCTGTCCCTTGTTCGGGGATCAGAAATACGGTTCGGCGGTGAACAGACCGGGGCAGCAAATTGCCCTCTGGTCCGCGCTGGTCGGCTTTCCGCATCCGGTTACCAAAGAAGAAATCGAGCTTATCTCGCTGCCGCCGCAGACTTTTCCCTGGAATCTGTGGTCCCGGCATTTGCAAAAACAGGCCATCCGTTAA
- a CDS encoding AraC family transcriptional regulator, producing the protein MYNLSELYYPITANPKGAGEILPCKALRPYIRCFWGEPEKQLNAPSAPSLGGEIIIPDSCMDIIWEWDEQTGESGGIFCGINDTPFEAGQAHDDTGKIRFAIRFHFWAVHLFADDHLREVLNIHTGVDHYFGSFRSELGDKLPGTRTVAERIALVEAYLLRQLEKTRHSNDGMLNAVYAIVKSKGVISAAALEGDSGFSSRQLERLFREYIGISPKKAADLVRFQNVWLELYRTAPQNRNIQDVVYSYGYSHQSHLNNNFKKFAGKTPLEALAYARN; encoded by the coding sequence ATGTACAATCTGTCGGAGCTGTATTATCCGATTACGGCGAATCCGAAGGGGGCAGGGGAGATTCTGCCCTGCAAGGCGCTGCGTCCTTATATCCGCTGTTTCTGGGGAGAGCCAGAGAAACAGCTTAATGCTCCCTCGGCCCCCTCCCTTGGGGGAGAAATTATTATACCGGACAGCTGCATGGACATCATTTGGGAGTGGGATGAGCAGACGGGAGAGTCGGGCGGGATTTTTTGCGGGATTAACGATACGCCTTTTGAAGCCGGACAAGCTCACGACGATACGGGAAAAATCCGCTTCGCCATCCGCTTCCACTTCTGGGCCGTGCACTTGTTCGCCGATGACCATCTCAGGGAGGTCCTGAACATCCATACCGGGGTGGACCATTATTTCGGTTCGTTCCGCAGCGAATTGGGAGACAAGCTGCCGGGGACCCGTACTGTAGCAGAACGGATTGCCTTGGTGGAAGCTTATCTGCTGCGTCAGCTGGAGAAGACCCGGCACAGCAATGACGGCATGCTGAATGCTGTGTATGCCATCGTGAAGTCCAAAGGCGTCATATCCGCTGCTGCACTGGAAGGGGATTCGGGGTTTAGCAGCCGGCAGCTGGAAAGGCTTTTTCGTGAATATATCGGAATTTCGCCCAAAAAAGCAGCCGATCTTGTGCGCTTTCAGAATGTATGGCTGGAACTATACCGCACAGCCCCGCAGAATAGAAATATTCAGGATGTTGTATATAGCTACGGCTACAGCCACCAGTCCCATCTGAATAATAATTTCAAGAAATTTGCCGGCAAAACGCCGCTTGAAGCTCTGGCCTATGCACGGAATTAA
- a CDS encoding ABC transporter permease codes for MINLLPLIRNECLKIIKKKRFYVILLILVVLVPMFTYAQMRIAERSRDKFNSDWRLEIQQQITDNQNSLGSDRIPEEWKSYRRIFVQQLQYYLDHDVNPNEPSGVTFTREFLDNSVSLFIPLLIMAVASDLVSGERTTGTIKMLLTRPVKRWKVLFSKLAALLMFVSLIVLSVFAISYLISGLVFGYKGFNLPVFTGFQISGDAVDMSAVHSVPQWKYLLMQGGLIWFVSVVVALLAFMVSVLVRSTAASIVVMMAALIAGTILTNMASAWTTAKYLFMVNLGLTGYLAGTPAPIEGMTLPFSMAVLAVWGISAVIISFAVFTKRDILN; via the coding sequence TTGATTAATTTGCTTCCGCTCATCCGTAATGAGTGCCTGAAGATTATAAAAAAGAAACGGTTTTATGTTATACTGCTAATTCTGGTCGTACTTGTGCCTATGTTTACCTATGCACAGATGCGTATAGCCGAGCGCAGCCGGGACAAGTTTAATTCGGACTGGAGACTGGAGATACAGCAGCAGATTACCGATAATCAAAATTCACTGGGCAGCGACCGGATTCCCGAGGAATGGAAGTCCTACCGGCGGATATTCGTCCAGCAGCTGCAATATTATCTGGACCATGACGTCAATCCGAATGAGCCCAGCGGGGTTACCTTTACCCGCGAGTTCCTGGACAACTCGGTCTCCTTGTTCATTCCGCTGCTGATTATGGCAGTAGCCTCAGATCTTGTATCCGGGGAAAGGACGACCGGTACGATCAAGATGCTGCTGACCCGGCCGGTCAAACGCTGGAAGGTGCTGTTCAGCAAGCTGGCGGCGCTGCTGATGTTCGTCTCCTTGATTGTACTGTCGGTGTTTGCAATCAGCTATCTGATTTCGGGGCTTGTTTTTGGATACAAGGGCTTTAATCTTCCTGTATTTACCGGGTTCCAAATCAGCGGAGATGCGGTGGATATGTCGGCTGTCCATTCCGTTCCGCAGTGGAAATACCTGCTGATGCAGGGCGGATTAATCTGGTTCGTGAGCGTAGTCGTTGCCCTGCTGGCATTTATGGTATCGGTACTGGTGCGCAGCACAGCGGCAAGCATCGTGGTGATGATGGCCGCACTGATCGCCGGAACGATTCTGACCAATATGGCTTCGGCCTGGACGACAGCTAAATATTTATTTATGGTTAATCTGGGATTAACCGGGTATTTGGCCGGAACACCGGCACCGATTGAGGGGATGACACTGCCTTTTTCCATGGCTGTTCTGGCTGTTTGGGGGATTTCTGCAGTAATCATTTCATTCGCCGTCTTTACGAAACGGGATATTTTGAATTAG